CGACTTGCCCGAACCGGAAGCCCCGGTCACGCACGTGAGCGTGCCGAGCGGGATCTCGACGTCGATGTCGCGCAGGTTGTGCTCGCGTGCGCCCTGGATGAGGAGCTTCTTGCCGTTCCCGTCGCGCCGGCGCTCGGGCACTGGGATCTTGAGGTCGCCTCGCAGGTACTTGGCGGTGAGCGACTCCTTGTCCTTCGCTAGCAGCTCGGGAGTGGCCGCGGCCACCACCTTGCCGCCGTGCACCCCGGCGCCCGGCCCGAGGTCGACGATGTAGTCGGCCGCGCGCATGGTCTCCTCGTCGTGCTCGACGACGATGAGGGTGTTGCCGAGGTCGCGCAGGCTGAGGAGCGTGCGCAGTAGGCGCGCGTTGTCGCGCGGGTGGAGGCCGATGGACGGCTCGTCGAGCACGTAGAGCACACCAGTCAGGCCGCTGCCGACCTGGGTGGCGAGCCGGATGCGCTGCGCCTCGCCGCCCGAGAGGGTGTTGGCGCTGCGGTCGAGGCTCAGGTAGTCGAGCCCCACGTCCTCGAGGAAGCCGAGGCGCGCGTTGACCTCACGCAGGATGGGGCGCGCGACGTCGTTGCCGGCGCCCTGCAGCCCGAGGCCGGCGAAGAACTCGCGGCCGTCGCGGACGGTCATGCCGCTGACCTCGGCGATGTTGCGCTCGGCCACCGTCACGGCGAGCACCTCGGGCTTGTAACGGGTGCCGCCGCACTCCTTGCACGGTACGAGCGACATGTACTCCTCGAGCCGCTCGCGCATGGCGTCGGTGGCCGCCTCGCTCAGGCGGCGCCGCAGGTTCGGGATGACCCCCTCGAACTCGGCGCGGAAGCGCATGGTCTCGCGCCCGCCGCGCTCGTAGACCACGAGGATGGGCTCCTCGGTGCCGTGGAGGATGGTCTCACGCGCCTTCTCGGGGAGCTGCTCCCACGGGACGCCGATGTCGAAGTCGAGGTACTCGGCCAGCGCCTTCAGACGGTCCCAGTAGTACACCTTGCCGTTGTCGCCGCGCGCGCCCGTCCACGGCGCGATGGCGCCCTGGGCCACCGAGAGCTTGGGATCGGGGACGATCAGCTCGGGGTCGAACTGCTGGAGGTAGCCCAGGCCGCTGCAGTGGCTGCAGGCGCCGTACGGCGCGTTGAACGAGAACGTGCGCGGCTCCAACTCCTCGAGGAACGTGCCGTGCTCCGGGCAGGCGAACTTCTCGCTGAAGAGCTCGTCGACGCCGTCGTCCGGCAGGAAGGCGCGCAGCAGGCCCTCGCCCTTCGTCAGGGCGAGCTCGGCGGACTCCGCGATGCGCGAGCGGTCGTTCTCGTCGATCACGACGCGGTCGATGACCACGTCGATGTCGTGCTTCTCGTGCCGCTCCAGGTCGGCCTCGAGGGCCTGCTCGATGGTCTGCACCACCCCGTCGACGCGCACGCGCGCGAAGCCCTCCTTCTTGAGGTCGAGGAAGAGCTTGCGGTACTCGCCCTTGCGGCCGCGCACGACGGGCGCGAGGAGCATGGCGCGCTTGCCGGCGAAGCGCTCGACGAGCCGGTCGACTATCTCGGTGGCCGACTGGCGCTGGATGACGCGCCCGCAGACGGGGCAGTGCGGAGTGCCGACGCGCGCGAAGAGGAGGCGCAGGTAGTCGTGGATCTCGGTGACCGTGCCGACGGTCGAGCGCGGGTTGTGGCTCGTGGTCTTCTGGTCGATGCTGATGGCGGGGCTCAGGCCGTCGATGGAGTCGACGTCCGGCTTGTCCATGATGCCGAGGAACTGCCGCGCGTAGGCCGAGAGGCTCTCGACGTAACGCCTCTGCCCTTCCGCGTAGATGGTGTCGAAGGCCAAGGTCGACTTGCCCGAACCGGACACGCCGGTGAAGACGATGAACTTGTTGCG
The Trueperaceae bacterium genome window above contains:
- the uvrA gene encoding excinuclease ABC subunit UvrA — protein: MQDLVIRGARAHNLKNVDLVLPRNKFIVFTGVSGSGKSTLAFDTIYAEGQRRYVESLSAYARQFLGIMDKPDVDSIDGLSPAISIDQKTTSHNPRSTVGTVTEIHDYLRLLFARVGTPHCPVCGRVIQRQSATEIVDRLVERFAGKRAMLLAPVVRGRKGEYRKLFLDLKKEGFARVRVDGVVQTIEQALEADLERHEKHDIDVVIDRVVIDENDRSRIAESAELALTKGEGLLRAFLPDDGVDELFSEKFACPEHGTFLEELEPRTFSFNAPYGACSHCSGLGYLQQFDPELIVPDPKLSVAQGAIAPWTGARGDNGKVYYWDRLKALAEYLDFDIGVPWEQLPEKARETILHGTEEPILVVYERGGRETMRFRAEFEGVIPNLRRRLSEAATDAMRERLEEYMSLVPCKECGGTRYKPEVLAVTVAERNIAEVSGMTVRDGREFFAGLGLQGAGNDVARPILREVNARLGFLEDVGLDYLSLDRSANTLSGGEAQRIRLATQVGSGLTGVLYVLDEPSIGLHPRDNARLLRTLLSLRDLGNTLIVVEHDEETMRAADYIVDLGPGAGVHGGKVVAAATPELLAKDKESLTAKYLRGDLKIPVPERRRDGNGKKLLIQGAREHNLRDIDVEIPLGTLTCVTGASGSGKSTLVHGILHAALAKQLYRAKAQPGAHARIKGTEHVDKVIEIDQSPIGRTPRSNPATYTGIFTDIRDLFTRAPEARKRGYKPGRFSFNVKGGRCEACKGDGTVKVEMYFLPDVYVPCEVCKGARYNRETLEVKIRGKSIAEVLNMTTDEGLEFFENIPAIARKLQLMQDVGLGYLKIGQPSPTLSGGEAQRVKLASELGRRGTGQTLYILDEPTTGLHFDDTRKLLEVLHRLVDAGNTLVVIEHNLDVIKTADWIIDLGPDGGARGGTIVAAGTPEEVAANEASSTGQFLLHVPEVRAAVRRSAA